One genomic window of Candidatus Nitrosopumilus sediminis includes the following:
- a CDS encoding RDD family protein: MSDERQGSDSKIILAKWSDRFLAWLIDFIIISSISTTIIFLSFGSTYYEFDEDGLWAENIQYIPTSILFFIYWVILEYKTGQTIGKKILNLKVVDITGEKPKLKGILISCFGKSFLLPFDVILGWILTNEKRQRIFNKLGDTVTVKIKDYPDPSDVKYVKD; encoded by the coding sequence ATGAGTGATGAAAGGCAAGGATCAGATTCTAAAATTATACTTGCAAAATGGAGTGATCGATTTTTAGCATGGTTAATTGATTTTATAATAATTTCAAGCATATCTACAACAATAATTTTTTTATCATTTGGGTCAACGTATTATGAATTTGATGAAGATGGCCTATGGGCTGAAAATATACAGTATATTCCAACTAGCATCTTATTTTTCATTTATTGGGTAATTTTAGAATACAAGACAGGTCAAACAATTGGGAAAAAAATTCTCAATTTGAAAGTTGTGGATATCACAGGTGAAAAACCAAAATTAAAAGGGATTCTGATAAGTTGTTTTGGAAAATCATTTCTACTGCCATTTGATGTTATTTTGGGATGGATTTTGACAAATGAAAAAAGGCAGAGAATTTTCAACAAATTAGGAGACACTGTAACTGTAAAAATCAAAGATTATCCTGACCCATCAGATGTGAAATATGTAAAAGACTAA
- a CDS encoding CARDB domain-containing protein encodes MRKTSLIAIIIVSFFAGTIATGSIAFATEEQKGQPFEAIWDAIHNLQDRVFALENNHPPAISCENQLSLAKVSDFQVSEECITGYDLVVSIDGPDKVLRGETGTYTVSVTNNGPENVSDVTVLLSFDSNGFYFSDVPDFCELGWTFSMRNCTFGELNADQTSSFTFDLTNSQGDITYLTVQVSDTIIPEMSENNQDSIRVSR; translated from the coding sequence TTGAGAAAAACTTCTTTGATTGCAATTATTATTGTTTCATTTTTTGCTGGAACTATTGCAACTGGCAGCATTGCCTTTGCTACCGAGGAACAAAAAGGACAACCTTTTGAAGCAATATGGGATGCTATTCATAATTTACAAGATAGAGTTTTTGCACTAGAAAACAATCACCCACCTGCTATTTCATGTGAAAATCAATTATCTCTCGCTAAAGTTTCTGATTTTCAAGTTTCAGAAGAATGTATTACAGGATATGATCTAGTAGTATCTATTGATGGTCCTGATAAAGTCTTGCGAGGTGAAACAGGAACTTATACAGTTTCTGTTACAAATAATGGACCAGAAAACGTATCTGATGTTACAGTTTTACTATCTTTTGACAGTAATGGGTTTTACTTTTCTGATGTTCCTGATTTTTGTGAACTAGGATGGACGTTTTCTATGCGTAATTGTACCTTTGGAGAATTAAATGCAGATCAAACATCTTCATTTACATTTGATTTAACAAATTCCCAAGGCGATATAACCTATCTAACGGTTCAAGTCTCTGACACAATAATTCCTGAAATGTCCGAAAATAACCAAGACTCAATCCGTGTGTCTCGCTAA
- a CDS encoding sensor histidine kinase, whose protein sequence is MEKKLLKQNENLLSQVESQSTDLVKSERLATIGTMASRIAHDLKNPLTIMHTYAEMLTPEILAKLESKDKEKWLRMQNSIFDMERIIEDVLDFARTTEIKKKPTPFQNILKLAMNHVKFSYGVAINLPETNFTIRCDARKIEGVLSNLLNNAVQALDGQGEVTVTTSVDSKFFIIKISDSGPGIPEKNLEKIFEPMFTTKTTGTGLGLVICKSIVEQHGGTLSVSNKPTTFTVTLPL, encoded by the coding sequence TTGGAGAAAAAACTCCTTAAACAAAATGAAAATTTACTTTCTCAAGTTGAAAGTCAAAGCACTGATTTGGTCAAATCTGAACGATTGGCTACAATTGGAACTATGGCAAGTAGAATTGCACATGATTTGAAAAATCCTCTAACTATAATGCACACATATGCCGAAATGCTAACTCCTGAAATTCTGGCAAAACTCGAATCTAAAGATAAAGAAAAATGGCTTAGAATGCAAAATTCTATTTTTGATATGGAAAGAATTATTGAAGATGTTTTGGATTTTGCTAGAACTACTGAAATCAAAAAGAAACCTACCCCTTTTCAAAATATTCTAAAGTTGGCTATGAATCACGTAAAGTTCTCTTATGGTGTTGCTATCAATTTACCTGAAACAAATTTTACTATAAGATGTGATGCTAGAAAAATAGAGGGGGTATTATCAAATTTGCTTAATAATGCAGTACAAGCATTGGATGGTCAAGGCGAAGTTACTGTCACTACATCTGTTGATTCTAAATTTTTTATTATAAAAATTTCTGATTCTGGTCCCGGAATTCCTGAGAAAAACTTAGAAAAGATCTTCGAGCCTATGTTTACGACTAAAACCACTGGAACTGGCTTGGGCTTGGTAATTTGTAAAAGTATAGTTGAACAACACGGTGGCACTCTTTCTGTGAGTAACAAACCCACTACATTCACTGTCACTTTACCATTGTAG
- a CDS encoding DUF6659 family protein — MSDAALKLYGEKCNQLLNESEIRFAGIVDKDGQLIAGGFKEGLVPHEGDETRLQSFLEFVSKASIRKEYDESLGPINYLAARRDKAVLVSFPFPITQILLLISAEPSANIESLAKKVVEIFTDVN, encoded by the coding sequence ATGTCTGATGCTGCCTTGAAATTATATGGTGAAAAATGTAATCAACTACTCAATGAATCTGAGATTAGATTTGCAGGAATCGTTGATAAAGATGGTCAGCTAATAGCCGGTGGATTCAAAGAAGGTCTTGTGCCTCATGAAGGTGATGAAACCCGTTTACAGTCTTTTTTAGAATTTGTTTCAAAGGCATCTATAAGAAAAGAATATGATGAAAGTTTAGGCCCAATTAACTACCTTGCAGCTAGAAGAGATAAGGCCGTTTTAGTGAGTTTTCCTTTCCCAATCACCCAAATTCTGTTGTTAATTTCTGCGGAACCTTCTGCTAATATAGAAAGTTTGGCAAAAAAGGTTGTAGAAATTTTTACGGATGTTAACTAA
- a CDS encoding class I SAM-dependent methyltransferase: MISINPLDLFLWTFRRNEKDVVNLYTSLSPVMQLATGGSMLNFGYWSQDHPDPISAQKNLCQVFADLAELSPGMDIVDVGSGLSAPSKLWRDSYSDLKLYDVNINFKQLVFSGSQKNIEFLNSTSTKLPFQNHSADRVLALESAQHFKPLSDFITESKRILKPSGLLVIAIPITTKNASFRDLGLLKFTWSSEHYSMDYLKNLISSNGFSISEEKLIGSNVYDPLANYYLKNRNKIRYAILKSYPSYVEKILFKSIQKMKKASESKTIDYALLKCHL, encoded by the coding sequence TTGATATCTATTAATCCTCTAGACTTATTTTTGTGGACATTTCGTAGAAATGAAAAAGATGTTGTGAATCTGTACACCTCCCTTTCCCCCGTCATGCAATTGGCTACTGGAGGATCTATGCTTAATTTTGGATATTGGTCACAAGATCATCCTGACCCAATTTCTGCACAAAAAAATCTCTGCCAAGTTTTTGCAGATCTAGCAGAACTATCTCCAGGAATGGATATCGTTGATGTTGGCAGTGGACTGTCTGCTCCATCTAAGTTGTGGAGGGATTCTTATTCTGATCTTAAATTGTATGATGTAAATATTAATTTCAAACAATTGGTCTTTTCTGGATCTCAAAAAAACATTGAATTTTTAAATTCCACTTCTACCAAATTACCTTTTCAAAACCATTCTGCTGATCGAGTTTTAGCATTAGAATCTGCACAGCATTTCAAACCTTTATCTGACTTTATTACAGAATCTAAAAGAATTCTGAAGCCTTCTGGATTGCTTGTTATTGCTATCCCTATAACCACCAAAAATGCTTCGTTCAGAGATTTGGGGCTTTTAAAATTTACATGGTCTTCTGAGCATTACAGTATGGATTATCTTAAAAATTTAATTTCATCTAATGGTTTTTCCATCTCTGAAGAAAAATTAATTGGTTCAAACGTTTACGATCCTCTTGCAAATTATTATTTAAAAAATAGAAATAAAATTAGGTATGCCATTTTGAAAAGTTATCCTTCATATGTTGAAAAAATTCTATTCAAGTCAATACAAAAAATGAAAAAAGCGTCTGAATCTAAAACAATTGATTATGCTCTGTTAAAATGTCATTTATGA
- a CDS encoding PEFG-CTERM sorting domain-containing protein produces MTKVTIMTLLMTSVLLTFTFSQVASAESFQDKANFASSLEETLGHFWALEQNLDDKNAELALIHATHPIAELYDSMKPVLKASDPNLDAQVQQTLMELQNKANTKVSRAQAQQAIDDAKGVVAIARSTVVGDELSNETAFKVELIKVLLDTSVAEYGEAVSDGIIGEMAEFQDGSAFVWRSQQIFNEIESDIDQHMAEEIEELYIDLWAAYDARADPSQVAIIVNGILHELDETNESRIEFASSLEETLGHFWALEQNLDDKNAELALIHATHPIAELYDSMKPVLKASDPNLDAQVQQTLMELQNKANTKVSRAQAQQAIDDAKGVVAIARSTVVGDYLSNDINTKLVLMKVLLDTSVAEYGEAVSDGIIGEMAEFQDGSAFVWRSQQIFNEIESDIDQHMAEEIEELYIDLWAAYDARADPSQVETFTGGIIHEIDEILGVEDEGHNLLEYVENIQELLEQTKLEYGNGDKDMALSLATKAYLDNYEFLEAPLIELDQKELMEEVEVMLREDLRNMIKNGEPTSKINAQVDAILEKMDTIGTVVPEFGTVAMMVLSIAILSIVAITAKSKISIRV; encoded by the coding sequence ATGACAAAAGTTACAATAATGACACTTCTAATGACATCTGTTCTTCTAACGTTTACATTTTCCCAAGTGGCATCTGCAGAATCTTTCCAAGACAAAGCCAATTTTGCTTCTTCCCTTGAAGAAACACTGGGACATTTTTGGGCATTAGAACAAAATCTTGATGATAAAAATGCCGAGCTTGCACTAATTCATGCAACCCATCCTATTGCAGAACTGTATGATTCAATGAAACCCGTACTAAAGGCATCAGATCCTAACCTCGATGCCCAAGTTCAACAAACATTGATGGAATTACAGAACAAAGCAAACACCAAGGTATCTCGAGCACAAGCTCAGCAAGCAATTGATGATGCAAAAGGTGTTGTTGCAATAGCACGTTCAACTGTTGTTGGAGATGAATTAAGTAATGAAACTGCCTTTAAGGTAGAATTAATCAAAGTTTTACTAGATACATCTGTAGCAGAATATGGCGAGGCAGTATCTGATGGTATCATCGGAGAAATGGCTGAATTTCAAGACGGCTCTGCATTTGTATGGAGATCCCAGCAGATTTTCAACGAAATAGAATCTGACATTGATCAACATATGGCTGAAGAAATTGAAGAGTTATACATCGATTTATGGGCAGCCTATGACGCAAGAGCAGATCCGTCACAAGTAGCAATTATAGTAAATGGCATACTTCACGAGCTTGATGAAACTAATGAATCAAGAATAGAATTTGCTTCTTCCCTTGAAGAAACACTGGGACATTTTTGGGCATTAGAACAAAATCTTGATGATAAAAATGCCGAGCTTGCACTAATTCATGCAACCCATCCTATTGCAGAACTGTATGATTCAATGAAACCCGTACTAAAGGCATCAGATCCTAACCTCGATGCCCAAGTTCAACAAACATTGATGGAATTACAGAACAAAGCAAACACCAAGGTATCTCGAGCACAAGCTCAGCAAGCAATTGATGATGCAAAAGGTGTTGTTGCAATAGCACGTTCAACTGTTGTTGGAGATTATCTTAGTAACGATATAAACACAAAACTTGTTTTGATGAAAGTTTTACTAGATACATCTGTAGCAGAATATGGCGAGGCAGTATCTGATGGTATCATCGGAGAAATGGCTGAATTTCAAGACGGCTCTGCATTTGTATGGAGATCCCAGCAGATTTTCAACGAAATAGAATCTGACATTGATCAACATATGGCTGAAGAAATTGAAGAGTTATACATCGATTTATGGGCAGCCTATGACGCAAGAGCAGATCCGTCACAAGTTGAAACATTTACAGGTGGAATCATTCACGAAATTGATGAAATTTTAGGTGTTGAAGATGAAGGGCATAATCTGTTAGAATATGTCGAAAATATTCAAGAATTACTTGAACAAACAAAACTAGAGTATGGTAATGGAGATAAGGATATGGCACTAAGTCTTGCCACAAAAGCATATCTTGATAACTATGAATTTCTTGAAGCTCCTCTAATTGAGTTGGATCAAAAAGAACTCATGGAGGAAGTAGAAGTCATGTTGAGAGAAGATCTTCGAAACATGATTAAAAATGGAGAACCTACTTCCAAAATAAATGCACAAGTAGATGCAATTCTTGAAAAAATGGATACTATAGGTACAGTTGTTCCAGAGTTTGGTACAGTTGCTATGATGGTATTGTCTATTGCAATACTAAGTATAGTTGCAATTACTGCAAAATCCAAAATCAGTATAAGAGTTTAG
- a CDS encoding potassium transporter TrkG: protein MSHANQNPIRGILDRDVSQHMNTTFLKLLDSTLMTVACGVMQKNDKDEIIVVNNNDTPIGIVTDQDILQKIGEAHANPNKTRLEDIMTFPLVGVKHDDTLSKALNIMRNNNLKKLVVTGQDDKIIGMIYHRTITSLIQQKVASTSSTNYSLRAILWNLGTVTQFAGVLMLIPSILATILNETEVATGVFLMSALLLITGFFLNAYGDKHPLNLRGSAIMVLASFFILVLFGTIPYLYVSPYGQSSFADLFANSFFSSASSFTTAGVTLFSTPEDLPDSFTFYRSFSQFVGGLSFIYLIMTAFYPESKLVTMRGFISGKIPKLRELFATITIVFSIYAVIIAMLMFYFGERNIVDDFSIAMSVLSTGGFMPDSAILETLTLPEYFVLMGGMILGTLPFGLHYAFVRKKFMSIKLTHEVGIYFAILAGSILLFIVLTDIREIDSVFTVVATSTTAGTQIIDLGGIGSTPMILLLVLMLIGGCGFSTAGGIKIFRLQQIYQFRKYFKKTKWQKIPSHDRKEIWVALILMVLFPTAPIPVAYHLSNQGYDFSDSYFESVGAITTAGLGVGIIDIDLDAFSKILVGFLMILGRLEIILLAYIFVPKLVS from the coding sequence ATGTCACATGCAAACCAGAATCCAATAAGAGGTATTTTGGATAGAGATGTTTCTCAGCATATGAATACCACATTTTTGAAACTTTTGGATTCGACTTTAATGACTGTTGCATGTGGTGTAATGCAAAAAAATGATAAAGACGAGATCATTGTTGTAAATAATAATGACACCCCAATAGGAATTGTCACAGATCAGGACATACTGCAAAAGATTGGGGAAGCTCACGCAAATCCAAACAAGACCCGATTAGAAGATATCATGACATTTCCTTTGGTAGGTGTCAAACATGATGACACATTGTCAAAGGCATTGAATATTATGAGAAATAACAACTTGAAGAAACTTGTTGTTACAGGACAAGATGACAAAATCATTGGCATGATTTATCACCGTACAATTACAAGTCTCATACAACAAAAAGTAGCATCTACATCGTCTACAAACTATTCGCTTAGAGCAATTTTATGGAATCTTGGAACTGTAACACAGTTTGCAGGGGTTTTGATGCTTATTCCATCAATACTTGCTACAATTCTAAATGAGACAGAGGTTGCAACGGGAGTATTTTTAATGTCAGCACTGCTTTTGATCACAGGGTTTTTCTTAAATGCTTACGGTGACAAACATCCTCTGAATTTGCGAGGTTCTGCAATAATGGTGCTTGCAAGCTTTTTCATTTTGGTGTTGTTTGGTACAATTCCGTATCTGTATGTTTCACCATATGGTCAAAGCAGTTTTGCAGATTTGTTTGCAAACAGTTTCTTTTCCAGTGCATCAAGCTTCACTACTGCTGGCGTGACACTTTTTTCCACACCAGAGGATCTTCCAGACAGTTTTACGTTTTATCGAAGTTTTAGTCAGTTTGTAGGCGGTTTGAGTTTCATATATCTGATAATGACTGCGTTTTATCCAGAAAGTAAACTCGTGACAATGAGGGGATTTATCTCTGGAAAAATCCCAAAACTGCGAGAGTTATTTGCAACAATTACCATAGTGTTTTCCATATATGCCGTAATCATTGCCATGTTGATGTTTTATTTTGGAGAACGAAACATCGTAGATGATTTCTCCATTGCAATGAGTGTTTTATCCACTGGAGGATTCATGCCAGATTCTGCGATTTTAGAAACTCTGACTTTGCCAGAGTATTTTGTATTGATGGGAGGAATGATTCTTGGGACGTTACCATTTGGCCTTCATTATGCATTTGTCAGGAAAAAATTCATGTCCATAAAATTAACTCATGAAGTAGGCATTTATTTTGCAATACTGGCAGGTTCAATTCTATTATTTATAGTACTCACAGACATACGTGAAATAGATTCTGTGTTTACCGTAGTTGCCACCAGTACAACTGCAGGCACTCAGATAATAGACTTGGGAGGGATAGGTTCTACTCCGATGATCTTGTTGCTAGTTTTGATGCTTATTGGAGGATGTGGATTCTCAACAGCTGGCGGAATCAAAATATTTCGTCTCCAGCAAATTTACCAGTTTAGAAAATATTTCAAAAAAACAAAATGGCAAAAAATCCCATCACATGATAGAAAAGAGATTTGGGTTGCTCTGATTCTAATGGTGCTGTTTCCTACCGCGCCAATTCCTGTAGCATATCATTTGAGTAACCAAGGGTATGATTTTTCTGATTCTTACTTTGAATCCGTCGGCGCCATAACAACTGCGGGGTTGGGGGTTGGAATAATTGACATTGATTTGGATGCGTTTTCAAAGATTCTAGTTGGGTTTTTGATGATATTGGGTCGTCTAGAAATAATATTGCTTGCATACATCTTTGTTCCCAAACTCGTATCGTAA
- a CDS encoding aspartate aminotransferase family protein, translated as MSSYLSEYKKKTKRSAKIFAKSSKLHVNGVSHNIRFYEPYPFVVKSSNGTNLVDVDDNKYTDYWMGHWSLILGHGQKNVKESLKKQIEKSWMYGTVNEQTVKLSEMISKAVPVAEKIRYVTSGTEATMYAVRLARSVTEKKIIAKIDGGWHGYTSDLLKSVNWPFSESESSGIVNEEKIVSIPYNDLENSLKILKKHSKDLAGVIIEPVLGGGGCIPATQEYLKGIQEFVHKNNSLFILDEIVTGFRFRYGCLYPTMKLNPDIVTLGKIVGGGMAIGVMCGKKEIMEQADTTGKKKSERSYVGGGTFSANPASMTAGFATLNLLKSKKSTYSKINSLGEYARKEINKVFDGKVTITGKGSLFMTHFLKDGITKVTNSADVAKCDSQMLAKYHFKMIAHDGIFFLPGKLGAISDAHSKEDIKKMIKASEDFRF; from the coding sequence TTGAGTAGCTATCTATCAGAATACAAAAAGAAGACAAAGAGATCAGCAAAAATATTTGCAAAGTCATCAAAACTTCACGTAAATGGTGTTTCTCATAACATACGATTTTATGAACCATATCCATTTGTTGTAAAATCATCCAATGGCACAAACCTCGTCGATGTAGATGACAACAAGTATACAGATTATTGGATGGGTCATTGGTCTTTGATATTAGGACATGGGCAAAAAAATGTCAAAGAGTCATTGAAAAAACAAATTGAAAAAAGTTGGATGTATGGAACTGTAAATGAGCAGACTGTGAAATTATCAGAAATGATTTCAAAAGCAGTTCCCGTTGCTGAAAAAATTCGTTATGTTACATCAGGTACAGAAGCTACGATGTATGCAGTCAGATTAGCTCGTTCAGTAACAGAGAAAAAAATTATTGCAAAGATTGATGGAGGATGGCACGGATATACATCAGATTTACTAAAAAGTGTGAATTGGCCATTTTCAGAATCTGAGAGCAGTGGAATTGTAAATGAAGAGAAAATTGTTTCAATCCCATACAATGATTTAGAAAATTCTCTAAAAATTTTAAAAAAACATTCTAAAGATTTAGCAGGTGTGATTATTGAACCAGTTCTTGGAGGAGGCGGATGTATTCCAGCTACACAAGAATATCTTAAAGGAATTCAAGAATTTGTTCACAAGAATAATTCTTTATTTATTTTAGATGAGATTGTTACAGGATTCAGATTCAGATATGGATGTCTTTATCCCACCATGAAACTAAATCCAGACATTGTAACGTTAGGGAAAATTGTAGGAGGAGGCATGGCCATAGGAGTAATGTGTGGGAAAAAAGAGATAATGGAACAAGCAGATACCACTGGAAAGAAAAAGTCAGAGAGAAGCTATGTCGGAGGAGGAACATTTTCTGCAAATCCTGCATCAATGACCGCCGGGTTTGCTACACTCAATCTGTTAAAATCAAAAAAATCCACATATTCAAAAATAAACTCACTTGGAGAATATGCCAGAAAAGAAATTAACAAAGTATTTGATGGAAAAGTCACCATTACAGGAAAAGGCTCATTGTTTATGACACACTTTCTAAAAGATGGAATAACCAAAGTGACAAATTCTGCAGATGTAGCAAAATGTGACTCACAAATGCTTGCAAAGTATCATTTTAAGATGATTGCACATGATGGAATATTCTTTTTGCCAGGAAAACTAGGTGCAATTTCAGATGCACATTCCAAAGAGGATATCAAAAAGATGATCAAAGCATCAGAAGATTTTAGATTTTAA
- a CDS encoding PAS domain-containing protein: MSTSFENLNIDFSDFEEILFDHFIVAITDLEGTIIYANKKFCKLSKYSEEELIGQNHRLIKSDEHSDEFFADMWNTISSGKIWDGEIKNRAKDGSFYWLKTTIIPVFDSDKNIKNYVAIRTDITKEKK, encoded by the coding sequence ATGTCTACTTCTTTTGAAAATCTAAATATTGATTTTAGTGATTTTGAAGAAATCTTATTTGATCATTTTATTGTTGCAATCACTGATTTAGAAGGAACGATTATTTATGCAAACAAAAAATTCTGTAAACTTTCAAAATATTCAGAAGAAGAATTGATTGGACAAAATCACAGACTCATAAAATCCGATGAACATTCTGATGAGTTCTTTGCTGATATGTGGAATACTATTTCATCTGGTAAAATTTGGGATGGTGAAATTAAAAACCGCGCAAAAGACGGTTCATTCTATTGGCTAAAAACAACCATTATTCCTGTCTTTGATTCTGATAAAAATATTAAAAATTATGTTGCAATTAGAACCGACATTACTAAAGAAAAAAAGTAG
- a CDS encoding transcriptional regulator: MTEIDQLFAAALEKTIQENLGDTTFHSIQNRLFEKYGISITQSIKEFEKLDSVLTEFFGSGAKGLEKKFLDCICSIKSKKDMAEKRFTILNPSINQSILKAFSDDEMSKILNASIGEPWTIAEILEKLDIPKTSGYRKINALIAEGLLIKAGQTFTENRRSVDKFKSLFDNVNIDFNNKVTVNVQFTPEVVMKSSILQTIYGK; the protein is encoded by the coding sequence ATGACTGAAATTGATCAACTGTTTGCAGCAGCCCTTGAAAAAACAATACAAGAAAATCTTGGTGACACCACATTTCACAGCATACAAAATAGACTGTTTGAAAAATACGGCATATCCATCACACAATCAATTAAAGAATTTGAAAAACTAGACTCTGTTTTGACTGAATTTTTTGGATCAGGCGCAAAAGGTCTGGAAAAGAAATTCTTAGACTGTATTTGCAGCATAAAGTCAAAAAAAGACATGGCCGAAAAACGCTTTACAATACTGAATCCTTCAATCAATCAATCAATTCTAAAGGCATTCAGTGATGATGAGATGTCAAAAATTCTCAATGCATCAATTGGTGAACCTTGGACCATTGCAGAAATCTTGGAAAAACTAGACATTCCAAAGACATCAGGGTATAGAAAGATCAATGCATTGATTGCAGAGGGATTGCTGATAAAAGCAGGACAGACATTTACTGAGAACAGGCGAAGTGTTGACAAGTTCAAGTCGTTGTTTGATAATGTGAATATTGACTTTAACAACAAAGTCACAGTAAATGTCCAGTTTACACCCGAAGTTGTCATGAAAAGTTCCATTCTTCAGACCATATATGGGAAATGA
- a CDS encoding response regulator transcription factor, with protein sequence MVNCIVIDDDQYILGMFCDFLDVLKIDVLATGSNGKDAVELYEKHAPDIVFTDLAMPEYDGVYAVENIKDKNPNAKIIVVTANSNDCKTDLFELINIPVISKPFSMNVLKQTIEDVSKTEISMPASFEIKYKFKDDYDSYSCKVNYEQYRNFKKLDIIEKCEIINSNNKNIQSDNEMQKALDLASQNNTSKIRDLSKVVTT encoded by the coding sequence ATGGTTAATTGTATTGTGATAGATGATGATCAATACATTCTTGGCATGTTTTGTGATTTTCTAGACGTTCTCAAAATAGATGTTCTTGCCACAGGAAGTAATGGCAAAGATGCAGTAGAGTTGTATGAAAAACATGCCCCAGATATTGTTTTTACAGACTTGGCAATGCCTGAATATGACGGGGTATATGCAGTAGAAAATATCAAAGACAAAAATCCAAATGCCAAGATAATTGTAGTTACGGCAAATTCAAATGATTGCAAGACGGATCTTTTTGAATTGATAAACATACCTGTAATATCCAAGCCCTTTAGCATGAATGTGTTAAAGCAGACCATTGAAGATGTTTCCAAAACAGAAATTTCAATGCCTGCATCATTTGAAATCAAATACAAATTCAAAGATGATTATGATTCCTATTCTTGCAAAGTAAACTATGAGCAATATAGGAATTTTAAAAAACTGGACATCATAGAAAAATGTGAAATAATAAACAGTAATAACAAAAACATCCAATCAGATAATGAGATGCAAAAAGCACTTGATTTGGCATCACAAAATAACACTAGCAAAATTCGTGATTTATCGAAGGTTGTAACCACATGA